TCGTGATCTTCGCCAATTCGGAACGAAGATTCTCGACCTCGGAACCGCCTTTGCCGATGACCATGCCCGGCTTCGCCGTATAAATCGTGACGTTCACGCGGTTGGCCGCACGTTCGATTTCGAAACGGGAAACAGCAGCGTCCTTCAGTTTGTTCTTCAGGTACTCACGGATTTTCACGTCCTCCATGAGCAGATCCCCGAAGTCTTTGCCTGCATACCATTTGGATTCCCAGTCGCGAATAATGCCGATACGAAGACCGACGGGATTTACCTTTTGACCCACACGTTTTCCCTCCTTATTTTTCGGATACCACCAAAGTGATGTGGCTCGTTCTTTTATTGATCCGGCTGGCACGTCCCATCGCGCGAGGGCGGAAACGTTTCATCGTCGGTCCTTGGTTGACGAAAACTTGCGAAATAACCAAATTGTTAACGTCCATTTGGTAGTTATGCTCCGCGTTTGCAACCGCGGAATTCAACAGCTTCTCCACGATCGGGGAAGCGGCTTTCGGCGTATGGCGCAAAATCGCAATTGCTTCGCCGACTTGCTTGCCGCGGATCAAGTCCACAACGAGCTGCGCTTTGCGAGGGGCAATACGAATGAAATTCGCGCTCGCTTTTGCTTCTGGCATGGATGTAACCTCCTCTCGTTCCTTTCAGCTTTACGCCCGCCGATTAACGGCGGCCGGTTTTTTTGTCGTCGTCTCCGTGGCCTTTGTACGAGCGCGTCGGAGCGAATTCGCCGAGTTTATGACCGACCATATCCTCCGTCACGTAGACCGGCACGTGCTTGCGGCCGTCGTAAACG
This genomic window from Paenibacillus humicola contains:
- the rplV gene encoding 50S ribosomal protein L22, which translates into the protein MPEAKASANFIRIAPRKAQLVVDLIRGKQVGEAIAILRHTPKAASPIVEKLLNSAVANAEHNYQMDVNNLVISQVFVNQGPTMKRFRPRAMGRASRINKRTSHITLVVSEK